A region of Paraburkholderia largidicola DNA encodes the following proteins:
- the cobT gene encoding nicotinate-nucleotide--dimethylbenzimidazole phosphoribosyltransferase, whose product MTTTPSLPIVEPLEQTLRAELQRIIDLKTKPPGSLGQLEALARQMGMIQRSTRPAITRPAMIVFAADHGIANAGVSPYPQAVTAQMVLNFLAGGAAINAFSRVAGLELEVVNAGVAHEFAPHKKLVDIPIGRGTRNFAQEPAMTRDEALAAMRAGADRVRHHAALGTNVIGFGEMGIANTSSSACLMSRLCGVPVDDCVGRGTGLDNAGLVKKRNVLAAALAYHPASDDPLDVLATFGGFEIAMMAGAYLAAAEARMTIVVDGFIATSALLVADAFAPAVREYCVFAHASNEAGHRRMLDHFGAVPLLALDLRLGEGTGAALAMPLLRAAVAFVNEMASFESAGVAQRDA is encoded by the coding sequence ATGACCACTACGCCTTCCCTGCCCATCGTCGAGCCGCTCGAACAGACCTTGCGCGCCGAGCTGCAACGCATCATCGACCTGAAGACCAAGCCGCCCGGCAGCCTCGGCCAGCTCGAAGCGCTCGCACGCCAGATGGGCATGATCCAGCGCAGCACACGGCCTGCCATCACGCGTCCCGCAATGATCGTCTTCGCGGCCGATCACGGCATCGCGAACGCAGGCGTGAGTCCGTATCCGCAAGCGGTGACGGCGCAGATGGTGCTCAACTTTCTCGCGGGCGGCGCCGCGATCAACGCGTTCAGCCGCGTCGCGGGACTCGAACTCGAAGTGGTGAATGCAGGCGTCGCGCACGAGTTCGCGCCGCACAAGAAGCTCGTCGATATCCCCATTGGCCGCGGTACGCGCAACTTCGCGCAAGAGCCTGCGATGACGCGCGACGAAGCACTTGCGGCAATGCGCGCGGGCGCGGACCGGGTTCGTCATCACGCGGCGCTCGGCACCAACGTGATCGGCTTTGGTGAGATGGGCATTGCGAACACGTCGTCGTCGGCTTGTTTGATGAGCCGGCTGTGCGGCGTGCCTGTCGACGATTGCGTCGGGCGCGGCACGGGTCTCGACAATGCCGGCCTCGTGAAGAAGCGCAACGTGCTGGCTGCGGCGCTCGCGTATCACCCGGCATCGGACGATCCGCTCGATGTGCTCGCAACCTTCGGCGGCTTCGAGATCGCGATGATGGCGGGCGCGTATCTCGCAGCGGCAGAGGCACGCATGACGATCGTCGTCGACGGCTTCATCGCGACGTCCGCGCTGCTGGTGGCCGACGCGTTCGCGCCTGCCGTGCGCGAATACTGCGTGTTCGCGCATGCATCGAACGAAGCGGGGCACCGGCGCATGCTCGATCACTTCGGCGCGGTGCCGCTGCTCGCACTCGATCTGCGTCTCGGCGAGGGAACGGGCGCGGCGCTTGCTATGCCTTTGCTGCGCGCAGCCGTTGCTTTCGTCAACGAGATGGCCAGCTTCGAATCGGCTGGCGTCGCGCAACGCGATGCATGA
- a CDS encoding ABC transporter ATP-binding protein gives MNARTSAHKSAAATLHADQLTLRAGSRTLLDDFTHTFYPGEVWCIAGPNGAGKTTLISTLAGLMRPAKGHIELDGMHVNAWPLARLAQRRALMPQTSHDAFSASVLDIVLLNRFPHLAGWGWEREEDRAAAHAALDALGLADFAARDVLSLSGGERQRVALAAVLCQDTPLLLLDEPLAHLDLHHQIDCLEALSGWARGAGRTVMFSCHDLNLARRFATHALLLEGNGVAHAGPSRDVLTPELASRAFGYPLVLIRDGGDEALIPALRATSRN, from the coding sequence ATGAACGCACGCACAAGCGCGCACAAAAGCGCTGCTGCCACGCTGCACGCGGATCAACTGACCTTGCGCGCCGGCTCGCGCACCTTGCTCGATGACTTCACGCACACGTTCTATCCGGGCGAAGTCTGGTGCATTGCCGGGCCGAACGGCGCGGGCAAGACCACGCTCATCTCGACGCTCGCCGGTCTCATGCGTCCAGCGAAAGGCCACATTGAACTTGACGGCATGCATGTGAACGCATGGCCGCTCGCGCGCCTCGCGCAGCGCCGTGCATTGATGCCGCAAACCTCGCACGATGCATTCAGCGCGAGCGTACTCGACATCGTGCTGCTGAACCGCTTCCCGCATCTGGCCGGCTGGGGCTGGGAGCGCGAAGAAGATCGCGCGGCCGCGCATGCAGCACTCGACGCGCTCGGTCTGGCGGATTTCGCTGCGCGCGACGTGCTGTCGCTATCGGGCGGCGAGCGGCAGCGCGTCGCGCTCGCGGCCGTGCTGTGCCAGGACACGCCGCTGTTGCTGCTCGACGAGCCGCTCGCGCATCTGGATCTGCATCATCAGATCGATTGCCTCGAAGCGTTGAGTGGATGGGCGCGCGGCGCCGGGCGTACAGTGATGTTCTCGTGCCACGATCTGAATCTCGCGCGGCGTTTCGCGACGCACGCGCTGCTGCTCGAAGGCAACGGCGTCGCCCATGCGGGACCCTCGCGCGACGTGCTGACGCCCGAGCTGGCCAGCCGCGCGTTCGGCTATCCGCTCGTACTGATCCGCGACGGCGGCGATGAAGCGTTGATTCCTGCGCTGCGCGCAACGTCTCGCAACTGA
- a CDS encoding FecCD family ABC transporter permease: MNGLVQRQPIHIARGMSAKRALAIWTALAVAALAVFVASLALGSVSVAPTRVFDALLPSADASSDLAVQIVRTLRLPRALAGFGCGALLALAGALLQVLLRNPLAEPYVLGVSGGAASFALVAMIAGCAWWIVDASAFAGAFVSILLVLGLARGALWRGEPQDASPRLLLTGAVIAAGWGAVITLLLTIAPDSRLRGMLFWLTGDLNGGGTPWLALAALCIAVLAIVPIAPQLNVLLRGDAAAQALGVPVMRARLRVYLVASLAAAAAVTTGGTIGFVGLVVPHMLRLAFGNDQRMLLPAAALGGGVAVMGADLIARTVIAPAQLPVGVITALIGVPVFLWMLLRRRRA; the protein is encoded by the coding sequence ATGAACGGCCTCGTGCAACGTCAGCCGATCCACATCGCGCGAGGCATGAGCGCGAAGCGCGCGCTCGCCATCTGGACGGCGCTCGCCGTCGCGGCGCTCGCGGTCTTCGTGGCGTCGCTTGCGCTCGGGAGCGTGAGCGTCGCGCCGACGCGCGTATTCGACGCATTGCTGCCGTCGGCTGACGCATCGTCCGATCTCGCCGTGCAGATCGTGCGCACACTGCGCCTGCCGCGCGCGCTCGCCGGCTTCGGTTGCGGGGCGTTGCTAGCGCTCGCTGGCGCGTTGCTTCAGGTGCTGTTGCGCAATCCGCTTGCCGAACCGTATGTGCTCGGCGTGTCGGGCGGTGCGGCGAGCTTTGCGCTGGTCGCGATGATCGCGGGCTGCGCGTGGTGGATCGTCGATGCATCGGCGTTCGCCGGCGCATTCGTGTCGATTCTGCTGGTGCTCGGTCTCGCACGCGGCGCGCTGTGGCGCGGCGAGCCGCAGGACGCCTCGCCGCGTCTGCTGCTGACGGGCGCGGTGATCGCAGCGGGGTGGGGCGCCGTCATCACACTGTTATTGACGATCGCGCCCGACAGCCGCCTGCGCGGCATGCTGTTCTGGCTGACAGGCGATCTGAACGGCGGCGGCACGCCGTGGCTCGCGCTCGCTGCGTTGTGCATCGCCGTGCTCGCAATCGTCCCCATCGCGCCGCAACTCAACGTGCTGTTGCGCGGCGATGCCGCGGCGCAAGCGCTCGGCGTGCCGGTGATGCGCGCGCGGTTGCGCGTCTACCTGGTCGCGTCGCTTGCCGCTGCTGCTGCCGTGACGACGGGCGGCACGATCGGCTTCGTCGGGCTCGTCGTGCCGCACATGCTGCGTCTCGCATTCGGCAACGATCAGCGGATGCTGCTGCCGGCAGCGGCGCTCGGTGGCGGGGTTGCCGTGATGGGCGCCGATCTGATCGCGCGTACGGTGATCGCGCCAGCGCAGTTGCCTGTCGGCGTGATTACCGCGTTGATCGGCGTGCCCGTATTCCTGTGGATGCTGCTCAGGCGGAGGCGCGCATGA
- a CDS encoding TonB-dependent receptor domain-containing protein: MLTSVFVHPAFSRPVFPRLLCPHVRRAPLAALAVIAFAAVPFAASAQPADEANPSATSTDRSDNGPTDTSSKTIPTTLSPIVVTADRRAQRLADAIPQTTLFDAQDIADNSARDLPGLLQFAPGAQVVRNGGPGATSSLFLRGASATQSLVLIDGVRVDSVSQGNAQLEQIPLDQIDHVEVVNGNVSALYGSGAIGGVVQVFTKDGGNHPPRFHFDVEYGSYHTQRQAAGVDGALDKDGRTTFSVTLARAKTDGFSSIDPALAPVNPNANGYFNESVSASLRHKLNDQWDIGLRYFQSNGNDSFDNPFGLPTDLNNLHSKVQTASAFANGKLTDGWTTRFVVATGNDRSNTSLNGDYLYRYDSDNRQYTWQNDFTFARDQKLQLGYEHLDQTLDSNQYSAPDRHVNSVFAGYTGRFGNSQIQANLRRDQYSDFGGANSYYLGYGYDFNEHWKVTASWSDAFRAPSFNDLYYPYSGNPLIQPEHSHSVEAALQYASDALGLMKLTAFQTRYTNLIDYVQTTPGIFVAENVGHAKVQGIEGSWQGHVGKTDVRAAVTFQNPVDEDTHTDLNRRARHFASFAANRNIGNWRVGGEWLVSGERDDSGTALGGYGIVNLSARYNVTKAWYVAAQIQNLFDKDYELAYTYNTPRRGAYITVGWQQQ; this comes from the coding sequence TGCGCAGCCAGCCGACGAGGCGAACCCATCCGCCACATCCACGGATCGATCGGACAATGGCCCGACCGATACTTCGTCAAAGACAATCCCCACGACTTTGTCGCCCATCGTCGTCACGGCGGACCGCCGCGCGCAGCGACTCGCCGACGCGATTCCGCAGACCACGCTGTTCGACGCGCAGGACATCGCGGACAACAGCGCGCGCGACTTGCCGGGGCTGCTGCAGTTCGCGCCCGGCGCGCAGGTCGTGCGCAACGGCGGGCCGGGCGCGACCTCGAGTCTGTTTTTGCGCGGCGCGTCGGCGACGCAATCGCTCGTGCTGATCGACGGCGTGCGCGTCGATTCGGTGAGCCAGGGCAACGCGCAACTCGAGCAGATTCCGCTCGATCAGATCGATCACGTCGAAGTGGTCAACGGCAACGTGTCGGCGCTGTATGGATCGGGTGCGATCGGCGGCGTGGTGCAGGTGTTCACGAAGGATGGCGGCAACCATCCGCCGCGTTTTCACTTCGACGTCGAGTACGGCAGCTATCACACGCAGCGCCAGGCGGCGGGCGTCGACGGCGCGCTCGACAAGGACGGCCGCACGACCTTCAGCGTCACGCTCGCGCGTGCGAAGACGGACGGTTTCTCGTCGATCGACCCGGCGCTCGCGCCCGTCAATCCGAACGCCAACGGCTACTTCAACGAGAGCGTGAGCGCGTCGCTGCGTCACAAGCTCAACGACCAGTGGGACATCGGTCTGCGCTACTTCCAGTCGAACGGCAACGACAGCTTCGACAATCCCTTCGGCCTGCCCACCGATCTCAACAACCTGCACAGCAAGGTGCAGACAGCCTCGGCGTTCGCGAACGGCAAGCTCACCGACGGGTGGACGACACGCTTCGTCGTCGCGACGGGTAACGATCGCAGCAACACGTCGCTCAATGGCGACTATCTGTATCGCTACGATTCGGACAACCGGCAGTACACGTGGCAAAACGATTTCACGTTTGCGCGCGATCAAAAGCTGCAACTGGGCTACGAGCATCTCGACCAGACGCTCGACTCGAACCAGTACAGCGCGCCCGATCGTCACGTGAACTCGGTGTTTGCGGGCTATACGGGGCGCTTCGGCAACAGCCAGATCCAGGCGAACCTGCGACGCGACCAGTACTCGGATTTCGGCGGAGCCAACAGTTACTATCTGGGCTATGGCTACGACTTCAACGAGCACTGGAAGGTGACTGCAAGCTGGTCCGATGCGTTTCGCGCGCCGAGCTTCAACGATCTGTACTACCCGTATAGCGGCAATCCGCTGATCCAGCCGGAGCACAGCCATTCCGTCGAAGCCGCGTTGCAGTACGCGTCCGATGCGCTCGGCCTGATGAAGCTCACGGCATTCCAGACGCGCTACACGAACCTGATCGACTATGTGCAGACCACGCCTGGGATCTTCGTGGCGGAGAACGTGGGGCATGCGAAAGTGCAGGGCATCGAAGGATCGTGGCAGGGCCATGTCGGCAAGACCGACGTGCGCGCGGCCGTGACGTTCCAGAATCCCGTCGATGAAGACACGCATACCGATCTGAATCGTCGCGCGCGGCATTTCGCTTCGTTCGCGGCGAACCGTAATATCGGCAACTGGCGGGTGGGCGGCGAATGGCTCGTGAGCGGCGAGCGTGACGACAGCGGCACGGCGCTTGGCGGTTATGGCATCGTGAACCTGTCGGCGCGCTACAACGTCACGAAGGCGTGGTACGTGGCCGCGCAAATCCAGAATCTCTTCGACAAGGACTATGAACTCGCCTACACGTATAACACGCCAAGGCGTGGCGCCTACATCACCGTCGGCTGGCAGCAGCAATAA